AACAATAAAGTAAAactaataatgatgaaaaagtACAAGcatctatttaaataaaacaagaaaacacgGAATATATTTCTTCGCATATTTGAGGAATAAAATCacttatatttgaaatattatatctcacgattaattgttattgtttgtactAAGAATTTATCAATTGTCATAAATAGCAATTTGTTTAAACTGTTatgtaaaaaattgaaaaatatgataatttggataaattttgtttaaattgatctaattaattttatacatttattaatgcTTCGTTTTATGGacttattacaaaaattatttcaaataaagtgtaaaaaatatgatttatatcttattaggatataaaagttaataacgtttatgcaaatatagtataataaaaaaagcagGTATAGGAACAGAAagatacaaaacaaaaatgcACAAAAAATGTCTCTTTTACACAagcatgaatatttttttttttcatagaaaatatatctttatattgtattaattcgCACTATAAAATGCATTTATCCATTAAACTACAtcttcatatgataaaatgaaaatgtccatactaaaatttattacatagtCTTTGCACTTCTCTAAATTCTGTCAAAATTCATTAGAAtgtttttttactcttttataccgtattaacaatatatatatatatacatatatttacatacatacatatatatatatactctaccTTATCCTGAGAAATTCCAAATGTTAGTATTGATAGTTAGTAttgaaagtatatattttttttttaattttatactgTAGTAAAacgatatgataaaaatttcttgaGAAGACTAGatcaatattaattcaaattccttagaaaaaataaaaaagaaaaaagaaaataaaaaaaaaaaataaaataatttgctaTATATGTTTGAACTTAAAAGCTTTTGCCAATATTAAACAAAGCAATAGAAGTACTTTaccataatatacatatatttcacaGGATTACTTTAAACATTACTActtaacaaaaatatgaaCTTCCTTTAAATATCACACTTTGAAAATGTAagaatacatattattatacattgacTTTTAAAACTGTACAAAAAATGAAactaaaaattcaattattaaaatgtataagGAAGCTCTACAATATGTTATAATGCCAATATACTCTATgtcgtaattaaaataaaaaaaaattgaaataagcGACGAAATAAACgtgcatattattttatctttacgtATTTATGCGACATATTAAGTACTTGGCCATTTTCActcttattttctatatattctaaaacgaaaatattttattatcaatatagacatatatttcTTAGTAGGAAAGATCTATACGTATGTTTTAGAAccgatcatttcttttttttctctttttttttttttcttccttttttttctttttctacgattctcatatcgatattttaaatagCTTATTTAGATGGTAAATTATCTTATCGTAAAACACCATAGATACTTTTAATCACTATTAAGGAACAATCGCGGCTCAACACACGTTAGGCAGGCAATAAGCCAAGATAAATAGAGATttaaaggataataaccaATGTTAAGTTCCAAATGCAGTAAATTAATGCGATTTGTCGAATTAAATCCGTATCGTTTCAAATTCGTAACTCCTTGTTTTATAAAAACCAAAtataccaatatatatatatatatataaatatatattcgataaagaTTCACGTTCTTGcgattaaatagttttcaaGGATCTTGTCGCGGCACCACAACCCACCCATTATTACCAGAAACGGCAGGACTTATCGTTGgtatacaattatttacaGGATTGTTACTTGTCCTCTTGTTTTTCATTATCTCTAATTGCCGCTTTAAATTTCGATATAGCTTCACCAGAGATtcctaaaaatttttatagaatctatatgatttttcttttctttttttttttttttattttttttttatttacaattttttttataccattACCTTTTCATCCTCTAACTTTCGTAACTCTTGCTGTTGCCGTAGATTATCTATGCTTAGATTTTTTAACATCTCATTCTTATGCTGTCCCAATAGAGCTATTTCCGTTTgtacttttaaatattcctGCGCTAATTGTTTATGCTCTTCGAAGATTTCACGGGAACGTTCGCACGTATGGTCCGGTGTAAGAGGTCTTAAATCCGCATCTAATAGACGGTACACATTATCCAAGTCCTCGCTGGTAGTGCTGGTACCTGCCACATTACAGTATTCCAAATAgctaagtatatatatacatgtgatacataatcaatttatttcgataaaatacacaatgataaaaaaagaaaaagttcgattacgataaatacgaaGTTTGGTGGATAATATTTCGGGGAATTTAggaaatacatacataggaaataaaatttaaaaaaaaaaaaaaaaaagaaaaaaaagaaaaaaagaagaagaaaaaaaaaagaaaaaaaaaatattcaaaatactCGATAGAGCGATGTACGTAAGATCGTGGtttacaagagagagagagagagagagagagagagaaagagagaattacattctctttataatcatggattattatatatttttgcttCTTCCTTAAATTCTGtgtttaagaaatatattaaaattatatatatatatatatatatatatatatatatatatacttcttttcggtgtatcttatatacttttataatattaataattgatactCTCCAAAGAGGAACCTCAAGAAAATCTCGTTTTTATAATGGGATACTAACGCAGTAATACCCAGCAACGCTTCAAAGTGTCGGTTCCTACGATATTCGGATAATCGTCGCACATATTGTTCATCAGTTAATGATTATCGTTCCGACTTGTCCAACgagtttctccttttccttttacattCGAACGAGATAATCTCTGATATAATTCAATCCAATTAAGATCTTTCCAAGGAATAgatcatcgaaaaaaaaaagcacgtCACAAAGATCATGTTCGAGGTAGAACGTCGTATCGTTGAACGATGCTTCGTTCGAGCAATGTACATCGCACAAAAAAGGGATTtcgtgaaaaatttcaattcaaGTGTCCGCCGTGTAtcctttaatataataataataataataaaaaaaaaaaaaaaaaaaaaaaaaaatcgttcttCTTAACGactcgtttgaaaaaaaaaacaaaaagagagagagagagagagagagagagaaagaacgaagaaagaagaaaagaaaaagaaagaaaggaagaaagaaagagaagaagaaaaaaaaagagaaaggggggagaaacaagaaagaaaagaaaagaaaagaaaaaaaaagaaaaataggacgTTAATATCGTGATAAAAGGAATTTAATTTTGTGgattatattcttgataacAACAACGATGTGGCTCGTGTTTCGCGCTGGATAATTCGTGGACGTTAAGGTGCTCCTCCGCAGGGAGTCGGCTCTCTACTAAACAAACGAAGTTCTATATCGGGGATGCTGACTCAACCACACCTGCTTCTAAATACTCCCCTACCATACTTCTCCCTGAGAAGGGGAACACCACACCACACATCGCTACATATACGCGAGAGCCAAGAACAAAACGTGTTCACCGCCTTGATTCATCCTCGAGAATCTTAGaaccgctctctctctctctctctctctctctctctctctctctctctctctctctctctctctctctctctctctgtctctctctctttttctctcttcgtcttgTCATCGTTCTCTTCGTTGTCGTCTTTGCCTTAGCCGTCGTCACAACGTGCCAGTCAAGTGCGAGTCCGCGCAACCTACCGATTAGCCCGTTGGTTTAAATTTAGTGTACACCGcatcactctctttttctttctctttttctctctctctctctttctctctcaagtCTTTGTGGGCCCTTTGCCAGGGTACACccatatatattctattaattttctagATTCCGAGTATACGATCACTATATGATATCTTGTATTTTTCAACGGCAtcattctctatttctttttgtttttctttcttatttttttgttcttctttcctttctttttttttttttttatcacatcTCATCTCGTAAAATTATcggaaattttcttcttcttcataattttgactttttttttcttttgttttctttttccccctttgTAATTAAAGTAAAATCCTCGGAAAGATTCTACTTCGATCTCGAAATTGTTCGATCCAGATATTTAACAGAAGATAATAGTAACTCAATGTGTGTATctgaataaaatcattattattcatggtCACTTTTAAACGTTGTTTGAATTCAAGATATTCTCTTTTACGTATTCACCACATCACACTGTGATTGCATTTTGTGAATGTTCTTCATTGCAAATGCTCAAATGCTCGAAAATATCCTCGATCATTTCTGCTACCAGGTTTTATCGATGGATTGATGCAGATTTTATGATACCGGAAATGAATCGAAAGGAAATTTTACGATTGACgtctaacaaaaataaacacaAAATCCATCTTAAATGATATTCGTATCGATCGTAAATCCTCGTATCACACACGGACATgggtaattatattatcgattcattattatatctatttttaaggAAATTAAAGAAGGAATTGAAATTTGTTAAGTACTTATTGGTAAAggattaatgaatatatagttatcgttaaatcttttaattGAACATGGCTAGAATACTTACCACGAAttgttttctttgtcttttgtaCCATTTTATCTAAACCAGCCATATTACGAATCTCCCATGACGAATCTGAAAAATTACTAAGTTCCCATGCATcctaaaatataacaaaatgactattaatatatattcgttatgagaattactttttctttgtccttttcttttttttttttttttttttttttttaagcatcAGGGTACCAACCGTATCACAGTTAACGTGTAACGGGGTCATACTGGATTCACTTTGTGGTAAAATAAATTGTCTATCGCCTCGTTGTATTATTGGTGTCGTGTATAGAGCGTCTTTCACGTTACGATTTGTATTATCGATGGATGATATACTTTGGGATATTATAGGATTACATTGCGGTATTGATCTCTTTATTTGCGATGAGGAATGCGTTAATGCATTGTTAGGGGACTGTTGAGAAGTTACTGGATACGAATTAAGTTCATCATCCGTTCCATCATCCGTTTGTTTGACAGATGATGTAACATTTGGACATATTGTTCCATTCATAACTGATCCATTTATCCGAGTATCTAAGGTCGTTACCATATCTAAAATATCATCTTTCGTATCTTCATTACCATCGATATCATCTGCTTCGCTACCTgctcaattatatatatatatatatttatataattctaatgTTACAAAATTGTTAATGATACAATGtgaatacaattatttaataatataacataccCAAGGAATATTCAACAGGGTCTAAATTATtgttgaaaaattcaaatagaaTCGTCATAATTCTCACCACTTCATCCATCGAAGGTCTGTCTTCTGGACATTTCTGCCAACATCTGACATTAACACGTTTCAAAGATTATGATAGCGCAGAAATGTAATACAAACATTTTCAAACATTATATGATACTTTGCTATAATTATCTCACCTGGTCATTAATTCTTCAATGGGTCTTGGACAACCTTCTATCAATGGTGGTCTTTGCCCTATGTGCACAGCCCACATTATTCTATACGCTGATGCACCAATTTCATCGAAAGGTTTTTTACGTGAAAGAACTTCCCATAAAATGACGCCCCAACTAAATACATCACATTTTTCGGTATATCTTGAACCTTCAAATACTTCCGGTGCCATCCATGCTGCTGAACCTTTATTGTTAGTCATATAAGTATTCAAATCACAGGCTGTACCAAAATCACAAATTTTAAGCGTTTGCCCACCCATGACTAGCAATAGATTTGGTGGCTTTAAATCcctattaattacaaatatacattAGTTTCTTCTATATTAACTTAATCAAAAGGATTTCATCTAATTTACCTATGAATTAATGGTTTAGGCTTCATATTATGAAGATATGCTACACCACGTGCACATTGAAGAGCCCAGCTCATTGCATGACTAGCAGTATAGCGCGGTTGTGGATTACAATGAAGAactataatgtatatacaaagagatataatttttacatatacataaaaagaaaaaaaaaaagaaaagaaaaaagaaataattataatatagagTACCATTGTATAATGATCCACCTTCTGCATATTCCATTACCAAACATACTGGATTTTTAGTACACGCACCATATAATTTGACAATATTAGGATGAAAGACTCTTGACAATTGCCTTACTTCTACCGTGAAAGCTTTTCTTTCACCCTCTGAATTTATATGTTTTACAGCAACATATTGACCTCGCCACTTTCCTTTCCATACAACTCCAAAGGATCCCTTACCAACTACCTGTCGTTAAAACCATAAAACGAATCAAACTagcattataatataataataaatttcacttTCACagttttatacata
The genomic region above belongs to Vespa crabro chromosome 2, iyVesCrab1.2, whole genome shotgun sequence and contains:
- the LOC124422056 gene encoding mitogen-activated protein kinase kinase kinase 7-like, giving the protein MANREITGHQQQFIEEIDYTEIEREQVVGKGSFGVVWKGKWRGQYVAVKHINSEGERKAFTVEVRQLSRVFHPNIVKLYGACTKNPVCLVMEYAEGGSLYNVLHCNPQPRYTASHAMSWALQCARGVAYLHNMKPKPLIHRDLKPPNLLLVMGGQTLKICDFGTACDLNTYMTNNKGSAAWMAPEVFEGSRYTEKCDVFSWGVILWEVLSRKKPFDEIGASAYRIMWAVHIGQRPPLIEGCPRPIEELMTRCWQKCPEDRPSMDEVVRIMTILFEFFNNNLDPVEYSLGSEADDIDGNEDTKDDILDMVTTLDTRINGSVMNGTICPNVTSSVKQTDDGTDDELNSYPVTSQQSPNNALTHSSSQIKRSIPQCNPIISQSISSIDNTNRNVKDALYTTPIIQRGDRQFILPQSESSMTPLHVNCDTDAWELSNFSDSSWEIRNMAGLDKMVQKTKKTIRGTSTTSEDLDNVYRLLDADLRPLTPDHTCERSREIFEEHKQLAQEYLKVQTEIALLGQHKNEMLKNLSIDNLRQQQELRKLEDEKESLVKLYRNLKRQLEIMKNKRTSNNPVNNCIPTISPAVSGNNGWVVVPRQDP